In Methanococcoides sp. AM1, one genomic interval encodes:
- a CDS encoding radical SAM protein yields MRTVIIDGYVDEPACFGVPPYISPYIRYIAGALRERGIAEDDIHYLTIDGLRTATPEDVLALKNADLVVILSGITVPGKYLRSSPITPGEIENICGLSSGLKVIGGPIRLGFSKEGGTGAKELGIEAEDVVIAKKDIEAFVYDIFGEGSLLDPEDVGHRLRTVDEIGKWSRLGAFIIERHPDYPYVMCELETYRGCGRKVHCSFCTERFYGPSDYRPVSDVIDEVSSLYGVGARHFRIGRQPDLFSFHAKDIGADILQPDPSVLESLYSGIRKVAPELKVLHMDNANPATIAAYPEQSREIMKTIIRHHTSGDIAALGMESADPAVVRANDLKAMPEDVMDVIKMINEVGAVRGSSGLPELLPGLNFVHGLPGETKKTFEMNYDFLRNVLDSGLLVRRINIRQVMAFPDTRVYGNDELVGKHKKLFLKYKEKIRKEIDLPMLRKVVPKGTVLRDVMCEVHDESSKNNLTFGRQFGSYPLLVGIPLTLPLGKFTDVLIVDHGQRSVKAIPYPLEINSVPLSVIREIPGVSDLEASNIFSGVPYANENEILERVQDVGELLSYITV; encoded by the coding sequence ATGAGAACAGTGATCATAGACGGTTATGTGGATGAGCCTGCGTGCTTCGGGGTTCCGCCATACATCTCCCCGTACATACGTTACATAGCCGGTGCCCTGCGTGAAAGGGGCATAGCAGAGGATGATATCCATTATTTAACCATCGATGGTCTTAGAACAGCAACTCCGGAGGATGTCCTTGCTCTTAAAAATGCTGATCTTGTGGTCATATTGTCAGGAATTACGGTACCGGGAAAATACCTTCGTTCATCTCCTATTACTCCCGGTGAGATCGAGAATATCTGCGGTCTTTCATCAGGGTTGAAAGTCATCGGTGGTCCCATACGTCTCGGTTTCAGCAAAGAGGGTGGTACAGGTGCCAAAGAACTGGGTATCGAAGCAGAAGATGTTGTGATCGCAAAGAAGGACATTGAAGCTTTTGTTTATGATATCTTCGGGGAAGGCTCCCTGCTCGATCCGGAAGATGTCGGTCACAGGCTGAGGACAGTAGATGAGATCGGCAAATGGTCTCGCCTTGGTGCTTTTATCATCGAAAGACATCCGGATTATCCTTATGTCATGTGCGAGCTTGAGACCTACCGTGGCTGTGGTCGCAAGGTTCACTGCTCCTTCTGCACTGAAAGGTTCTATGGTCCTTCGGATTATCGTCCTGTATCCGATGTGATCGATGAGGTCTCTTCCCTCTATGGTGTCGGTGCCAGACATTTCCGTATAGGCAGGCAACCGGACCTGTTCAGTTTTCATGCAAAGGATATAGGTGCGGACATCCTGCAACCGGATCCCTCAGTACTGGAATCGCTCTATAGCGGTATACGCAAAGTTGCACCTGAACTTAAGGTCCTTCATATGGACAACGCAAATCCGGCTACTATCGCTGCATACCCTGAGCAGAGCCGTGAGATCATGAAGACCATTATACGCCATCACACATCCGGCGACATTGCTGCTCTTGGAATGGAAAGTGCTGATCCTGCTGTGGTGCGTGCCAATGACCTGAAGGCAATGCCTGAAGATGTGATGGATGTCATCAAAATGATCAATGAAGTTGGTGCTGTAAGGGGCAGTAGCGGCCTTCCGGAACTTTTGCCGGGGCTGAACTTTGTTCATGGACTGCCCGGTGAGACAAAGAAGACATTTGAGATGAACTATGATTTCCTCAGGAATGTGCTGGATTCAGGTCTTCTTGTCAGAAGGATCAATATCCGTCAGGTCATGGCATTTCCGGATACCCGGGTCTATGGCAACGATGAGCTTGTGGGAAAACACAAGAAACTGTTCCTGAAATACAAGGAAAAGATACGAAAAGAAATAGACCTGCCAATGCTTCGCAAGGTCGTTCCTAAAGGGACCGTACTTCGGGATGTGATGTGCGAAGTACACGATGAGAGTTCAAAGAACAATCTGACATTTGGAAGGCAGTTCGGATCCTATCCTTTACTTGTGGGGATACCGCTGACCCTCCCTCTGGGCAAGTTCACTGACGTGCTCATCGTAGATCATGGGCAGCGTTCTGTAAAGGCTATTCCTTACCCGCTTGAAATTAATTCTGTGCCCTTGTCGGTTATCAGGGAAATACCTGGTGTAAGTGATCTTGAAGCTTCTAATATCTTCAGTGGTGTGCCTTATGCAAATGAGAATGAGATCCTGGAGAGGGTGCAGGACGTGGGGGAATTGCTGAGTTATATAACAGTTTGA
- a CDS encoding flippase-like domain-containing protein: protein MNRFFKWLVISLLLSFTSIVILLFFTVDTTTIDSILNIKKEAIIAAIALQVFSYIIWGLRTKFMCQSMGHDISSFKTTEIAISSLLVAAVTPSSAGGEALRVHLLSKNEIPIGQATAVVIGERLTDAFLILLTAPVALYIFRGVIPGENFDILFITGEAVLLSALGILIYGIWKPDRTKSTIHFLVNRTTRFHGKKTDEAITTLLKKVDRELDDFHYGLRYLLKKGRRGLLYGTVCTIIYRCALYSILPIILVGLNQPPNIVLAFTAQILLTIIMIIPATPGASGVAELGASSLFSVLLASPALIGITVLTWRALTYYTNIVAGSFVSLKVLKDADFLNNSIQK from the coding sequence ATGAATCGATTCTTTAAGTGGCTCGTAATCTCATTGCTGTTAAGCTTCACATCAATTGTAATTCTACTGTTCTTCACAGTGGACACGACCACCATCGATTCGATCCTCAACATTAAAAAAGAAGCGATCATCGCTGCCATCGCACTTCAGGTGTTTTCATATATTATCTGGGGATTGCGCACGAAGTTCATGTGCCAATCCATGGGCCATGACATCAGCTCATTTAAAACCACTGAAATAGCCATATCCAGCCTCCTCGTAGCTGCGGTCACGCCATCTTCTGCCGGAGGAGAGGCCCTGAGAGTCCATCTTCTTTCAAAGAACGAAATACCTATCGGACAGGCAACGGCAGTGGTAATTGGTGAGCGGCTCACTGATGCCTTTTTGATACTCCTGACAGCACCTGTTGCACTCTACATCTTCAGAGGCGTTATCCCCGGAGAAAATTTTGACATCCTATTTATTACAGGAGAAGCAGTACTGCTCTCAGCCCTTGGAATACTGATATATGGTATATGGAAACCTGATCGGACAAAGAGCACCATTCATTTTCTGGTGAACAGAACTACCCGTTTTCATGGAAAAAAAACCGATGAAGCGATCACAACCCTGTTGAAGAAAGTAGATCGTGAACTGGATGATTTCCACTATGGTCTTCGATACCTTCTGAAAAAAGGAAGAAGAGGATTATTGTATGGAACAGTATGCACCATCATATATCGCTGTGCCCTATATTCCATCCTGCCGATCATACTTGTAGGACTGAACCAGCCCCCAAACATAGTTCTTGCATTCACAGCACAGATCCTATTGACAATAATAATGATCATACCTGCAACCCCCGGTGCAAGCGGAGTGGCAGAGTTAGGTGCAAGTTCGCTATTCTCAGTACTTCTTGCCTCCCCTGCCTTAATAGGTATAACCGTGCTGACCTGGAGAGCACTCACATATTATACTAACATAGTCGCAGGAAGCTTTGTTAGCCTGAAAGTCCTGAAAGATGCGGATTTCCTGAATAATTCAATCCAGAAGTAA
- a CDS encoding NDP-sugar synthase, with amino-acid sequence MKACIMCGGEGTRLRPLTFERPKPSIPILNKPSVVHLIEHLAKEGFTEIVITIGYMAEKIEESLGDGRMYGVHIDYVYEEEKLGTAGGVKNAEEYLKDEPFIIVGGDHVMDLNLRNMYRFHEINDSIVTIGLMSIDDPREFGIADMDVNNRIHRFFEKPGPGEIFSNLASTGIYMCSPEIFDWIPEGKQYDFAKDLFPALMEKDKPINGMLVRGHWTDVGSANAYRQAQRWMLDSLPGTSIEGNFKTKNSRIVGPLKIGNNVAVGSNSALVGPIVIGENTVIGDNVLIGPYTAIGCNCVIKDNCRILSSYIFNEVTIGNNSNASGSIIDNNTVIGENCSMENGTVIGPRVIINDDSTIHSDVKIWPEINIKPGSRIKETIINPDLD; translated from the coding sequence ATGAAAGCGTGTATCATGTGTGGAGGGGAAGGCACACGACTTCGCCCTTTAACTTTTGAAAGACCAAAGCCAAGCATACCTATTTTGAACAAGCCTTCGGTTGTGCATCTGATAGAACACCTTGCAAAAGAGGGGTTTACTGAGATTGTCATTACGATCGGATATATGGCAGAAAAGATCGAAGAGAGCCTTGGGGACGGACGTATGTATGGAGTACATATCGACTACGTCTATGAAGAAGAGAAACTCGGAACTGCTGGCGGTGTGAAGAACGCAGAAGAATATCTTAAGGACGAGCCATTCATTATTGTAGGTGGCGACCATGTCATGGACCTTAATCTTCGCAATATGTATCGATTCCATGAGATCAACGATTCCATAGTTACCATCGGACTGATGTCCATTGATGATCCAAGGGAATTCGGTATCGCTGACATGGATGTCAACAACAGGATACACCGCTTTTTTGAAAAGCCAGGTCCCGGAGAAATTTTCAGCAATCTCGCCAGCACAGGCATATATATGTGCAGTCCGGAGATATTCGACTGGATACCTGAAGGAAAGCAATATGATTTTGCAAAGGATCTTTTCCCGGCATTGATGGAAAAGGACAAGCCGATCAATGGCATGCTTGTACGCGGCCACTGGACGGATGTGGGTAGTGCGAACGCATACAGACAGGCACAGAGATGGATGCTCGACTCCCTCCCTGGAACCTCCATTGAAGGTAACTTCAAAACCAAGAATTCACGTATCGTAGGACCTCTCAAGATCGGAAATAACGTAGCAGTGGGTTCAAACTCCGCGCTTGTGGGACCAATTGTGATCGGAGAGAACACAGTTATTGGAGACAACGTCCTGATCGGGCCATATACAGCCATTGGCTGCAATTGCGTTATCAAGGACAACTGCAGGATATTATCATCATATATATTCAATGAAGTTACCATCGGGAACAACTCCAATGCATCCGGTTCGATCATCGACAACAATACTGTGATAGGAGAGAACTGTAGCATGGAGAACGGAACGGTGATCGGGCCCCGTGTAATCATCAATGATGATTCCACCATCCACTCCGATGTAAAGATATGGCCGGAGATCAATATCAAACCGGGCTCAAGGATAAAGGAGACCATAATCAACCCTGACCTGGACTAA
- a CDS encoding nucleotide-binding protein, translated as MEKEEKIVVVLLVMAILSLAVAYFTYLPGELTGDIRPLADSSGLGEKVFVEGTVLSKRITYTGDHLILEVDYSPQPIKVFIPNNRGAEEINEKISANEQVHVTGILDEYEGELEIIVQKAKDVRTP; from the coding sequence ATGGAAAAAGAAGAAAAGATCGTAGTAGTCCTGCTGGTGATGGCCATCCTGTCACTGGCAGTAGCTTATTTTACCTACCTCCCCGGCGAGCTTACGGGAGATATCCGGCCACTGGCAGATTCATCCGGACTTGGAGAAAAGGTCTTTGTGGAAGGAACCGTCCTCAGCAAGCGCATCACATACACCGGAGACCACCTTATACTGGAAGTCGATTACAGCCCACAACCCATAAAGGTCTTTATACCAAACAACCGTGGAGCTGAAGAGATCAATGAAAAGATCTCTGCCAATGAACAGGTGCATGTTACCGGCATACTGGATGAATATGAAGGGGAACTTGAGATCATCGTCCAGAAAGCAAAAGATGTGAGAACCCCCTGA
- a CDS encoding peptidylprolyl isomerase → MKKAILLVILAGMVLISGCASNSGDQEDIMVNEGDYITVNYIGQLEDGTIFDTSLEEVAKEAGQYNPAREYNPLGFTVGAGQMIKGFDNGVIGMEIGEERTVTMPAAEAYGEYDEELVQPVEINHLKEMGIEPEVGMPLYTQHGQVTVAKMNDTHAFIDYNHHLAGKTLVFKITLVSIGQE, encoded by the coding sequence ATGAAAAAAGCAATATTACTTGTTATACTTGCAGGCATGGTCCTCATTAGCGGTTGTGCAAGCAATTCCGGGGATCAGGAAGATATTATGGTAAACGAAGGAGATTATATCACTGTCAATTACATTGGCCAGCTTGAAGATGGAACAATTTTTGACACATCACTGGAAGAGGTCGCAAAGGAAGCCGGACAATACAACCCTGCAAGGGAGTATAACCCGCTTGGATTCACTGTGGGTGCAGGCCAGATGATCAAAGGCTTTGACAACGGCGTGATCGGAATGGAGATCGGAGAGGAACGTACAGTCACGATGCCGGCAGCAGAAGCATATGGAGAGTACGACGAGGAACTTGTCCAGCCAGTAGAGATAAATCATCTCAAAGAGATGGGGATCGAGCCTGAGGTAGGAATGCCACTTTACACCCAGCACGGACAGGTAACTGTAGCTAAAATGAACGACACTCATGCTTTCATCGACTACAACCACCACCTTGCAGGAAAGACACTTGTCTTTAAGATAACACTGGTCTCCATAGGACAGGAATAA
- a CDS encoding DUF2162 domain-containing protein: MNMVLLTVVGILLAILLFGVKTGIGCGFSNRSTKEILAIAGSYFILSIIIGSLIGYIDQSNLDLIASMGMSLHVLVALLLIGAGIYTQKQWNCGCDVSHRTFLVISLPCPVCLTALFISCMLLATSLEMGGLWIGLLVGVVFFVSVVASSLLCKKLNKTPETLGNVMMILGIYYLMGAIIVPTYIKTKQMNIPPYSSPPVEILPFVAFAVIIAGGFVLDKIRSN; the protein is encoded by the coding sequence ATGAACATGGTACTTCTCACCGTTGTGGGGATACTGTTGGCCATTCTTCTATTTGGTGTAAAGACCGGGATCGGTTGTGGTTTTTCGAATCGCAGCACGAAAGAGATCCTTGCTATTGCAGGCAGCTATTTTATTTTATCAATAATTATCGGCAGCCTCATTGGCTACATAGATCAGTCAAATCTTGACTTGATCGCGAGCATGGGGATGTCTCTTCACGTTCTGGTTGCATTGCTCCTGATCGGGGCAGGCATCTATACCCAGAAACAGTGGAACTGTGGTTGTGATGTTTCCCATCGCACATTCCTTGTGATCTCCCTGCCATGCCCTGTCTGCCTGACAGCACTCTTCATCTCCTGTATGCTTCTGGCAACATCTCTTGAGATGGGTGGGCTTTGGATCGGATTGCTTGTAGGTGTTGTTTTCTTCGTCTCCGTGGTCGCATCTTCTCTTCTTTGCAAGAAGTTGAACAAGACCCCGGAAACCCTTGGTAACGTCATGATGATCCTTGGTATCTACTATCTCATGGGCGCCATCATTGTACCTACTTACATTAAAACAAAACAGATGAACATTCCTCCGTATTCCTCACCGCCTGTGGAGATCCTTCCATTTGTGGCCTTTGCAGTAATTATTGCCGGGGGTTTTGTTCTTGATAAAATTAGGAGTAACTAA
- a CDS encoding MotA/TolQ/ExbB proton channel family protein yields the protein MAIDSSLFQIMYTASAAMLYPVVILLILAVTVSLGLIGEFISEYAKRHRNVKQLEQIGRNVKEHVNKSSYDEAASHLLKLDQNQLVTSFANDAADHLKKNTLSSIEWLSEEYEVRMTKRLEQTKILSTVAPMLGLMGTLIPLGPALIGLAQGDILQLANNLMIAFATTVLGLFAGIVGYVLTLIRKRWYWQDMADIDYLVDSLETGQ from the coding sequence ATGGCTATTGATTCTTCTTTGTTCCAGATCATGTACACTGCGTCAGCTGCCATGCTGTATCCGGTGGTAATACTTTTGATCCTGGCAGTTACGGTATCGCTTGGTCTGATCGGTGAGTTCATCTCAGAATATGCAAAACGTCATCGAAATGTCAAGCAACTTGAGCAGATAGGCAGAAATGTCAAGGAGCATGTTAACAAATCCTCCTATGATGAAGCCGCATCACATCTTCTTAAACTTGACCAGAACCAGCTTGTTACATCTTTTGCAAACGATGCAGCAGATCATCTGAAAAAGAACACTCTTTCTTCTATAGAATGGTTGTCCGAAGAATATGAAGTTCGAATGACAAAACGCCTGGAGCAAACAAAGATACTGTCTACGGTAGCTCCTATGCTCGGATTGATGGGCACTTTAATTCCATTAGGTCCCGCGCTCATCGGTCTTGCACAGGGTGACATTCTCCAGCTTGCCAACAACCTGATGATCGCCTTTGCCACAACCGTGCTTGGTCTTTTTGCAGGTATCGTGGGTTACGTGCTGACGTTGATCAGGAAGAGGTGGTACTGGCAGGATATGGCAGATATCGATTATCTTGTTGATTCTTTGGAGACCGGACAATGA
- a CDS encoding DUF2149 domain-containing protein — MRRKRYHRPGILYEEEDQNPLTGVANLFDVAMVFSVALLIALVMSYQLPELLSPTEDITIVKNPGQDDMKIIVKEGQDIEVLNMTEQIGGGTGEALGTAYQLADGRVIYVPDSGNETET; from the coding sequence ATGAGGAGGAAACGGTATCATCGGCCAGGCATCCTCTATGAAGAAGAAGACCAGAACCCTCTTACCGGAGTGGCGAATCTCTTCGATGTTGCCATGGTGTTCTCAGTAGCTTTATTGATCGCTCTTGTGATGTCTTACCAGTTACCTGAACTGCTCAGCCCTACTGAAGATATCACCATCGTAAAGAATCCTGGTCAGGATGATATGAAGATCATAGTCAAGGAAGGGCAGGACATAGAAGTGCTGAACATGACCGAACAGATCGGTGGTGGTACCGGTGAAGCACTGGGTACGGCTTACCAGCTGGCTGATGGTCGTGTGATCTACGTTCCTGATTCGGGGAATGAGACGGAAACCTGA